One window of Hylemonella gracilis genomic DNA carries:
- a CDS encoding PAS domain-containing hybrid sensor histidine kinase/response regulator — protein sequence MSSRRTLPKLIEDLRAYQADLEARNTALEYSRVAAEGASERFESLFSNVPLALMVVDEDGMIEQSNTMALKLFRPLEADPPLTYLQPLVTSNHVKRVQQALDAARLHGQSGATEVVFLSGLQARFTGDLHIARIRYSSDKDMSHFVCAVIDQGPLLNERRALLEGRRALQESAQALRKRNEELLLSENRLAAVINSSLDAIVCVDDAQCITVFNPAASALFQCPPEQALGASLAHFLPDAIEAIASTLVSTQAILGEVSGRTAAGLPLTLEVSVSRERQPDGQGDITTIFARDLTARRQVEAQRNVLEVQLREAHKMQAIGTMAGGIAHDFNNILSAILGNVMLARQDLPPDASAQVSLAEIEKAGRRGRDLVRQILTFSRNEPPRRRPLHLAEVVQESMRLMKVTLPPAVDLQLNLLETPPVLADATQVEQALINLCTNAVHALGGAPGVVNITLTSVTPDKRECQRLGLSAGRYVILAVRDTGSGMDAETVQRIFEPFFTTKPVGQGTGLGLAVVHGVMRSHLGAVDVRSRLGEGSEFTLYFPAASSQAAVTAAEPARMQTVMGFGQHVMYVDDDQALAFLVDRVLSRRGFKISVFTDPLSALAALREQPQAYDLLITDYNMPGYSGVSLLQEARRIRPKLPMALTSGYVTPEIEVQAMAAGARALILKPNDVSELCDTVQRLIQGVQGSGADSGGKRH from the coding sequence ATGTCGTCACGGCGGACCTTGCCCAAGCTCATTGAAGACCTGCGCGCCTACCAGGCCGACCTGGAGGCGCGCAATACCGCGCTGGAGTACAGCCGCGTCGCCGCCGAGGGCGCGTCCGAGCGCTTCGAGTCGCTCTTTTCGAACGTGCCACTGGCGCTGATGGTCGTCGACGAAGACGGCATGATCGAGCAGAGCAACACCATGGCGCTCAAGCTATTCCGGCCACTGGAGGCCGATCCGCCGCTGACCTACCTGCAGCCGCTGGTCACTTCCAACCACGTGAAGCGGGTGCAGCAGGCCCTGGACGCGGCGCGCCTGCACGGCCAGAGTGGCGCGACCGAGGTGGTTTTCCTCAGTGGCCTGCAGGCCCGCTTCACGGGTGACCTGCACATCGCGCGCATCCGCTACAGCAGCGACAAGGACATGTCGCACTTCGTCTGCGCCGTCATCGACCAGGGGCCCTTGCTCAACGAGCGTCGCGCGCTGCTGGAAGGCCGCCGCGCGCTGCAGGAAAGCGCGCAAGCCCTGCGCAAGCGCAACGAGGAACTGCTGCTGTCGGAAAACCGGCTGGCGGCCGTGATCAACTCGTCGCTCGATGCCATCGTCTGCGTGGACGATGCGCAGTGCATCACCGTGTTCAACCCCGCCGCCTCGGCCTTGTTCCAGTGCCCGCCAGAACAGGCACTGGGGGCGTCGCTGGCGCACTTCCTGCCCGACGCCATCGAGGCCATCGCCTCCACGCTGGTCTCCACCCAGGCCATCCTGGGCGAGGTCAGCGGTCGCACGGCGGCCGGCTTGCCGCTGACGCTGGAAGTCAGCGTCTCGCGCGAGCGACAGCCCGACGGGCAGGGCGACATCACCACCATCTTCGCGCGCGACCTCACCGCGCGCCGCCAGGTGGAGGCGCAGCGCAACGTGCTGGAGGTGCAACTGCGCGAGGCGCACAAGATGCAGGCCATCGGCACCATGGCCGGCGGCATCGCGCACGACTTCAACAACATTCTGTCCGCCATCCTGGGCAATGTGATGCTGGCGCGGCAGGATCTGCCTCCGGACGCGTCCGCGCAGGTCAGCCTGGCCGAGATCGAGAAGGCTGGCCGGCGCGGGCGAGACCTGGTGCGGCAAATCCTGACCTTCAGCCGCAATGAGCCGCCTCGGCGTCGTCCCCTGCATCTGGCCGAGGTTGTGCAGGAATCCATGCGGCTGATGAAGGTGACCCTGCCGCCCGCCGTGGACCTGCAGCTCAACCTGCTGGAGACGCCGCCGGTGCTTGCCGATGCGACTCAGGTCGAGCAGGCGCTGATCAACCTCTGCACCAACGCCGTCCACGCCCTCGGTGGTGCGCCCGGCGTGGTCAACATCACGCTCACCTCGGTCACGCCGGACAAGCGCGAGTGCCAGCGTCTGGGCTTGTCGGCCGGGCGCTACGTGATCCTGGCGGTGCGCGATACCGGCAGTGGCATGGACGCGGAAACGGTGCAGCGCATCTTCGAGCCATTTTTCACCACCAAGCCGGTGGGGCAGGGCACCGGCCTGGGCCTGGCCGTGGTGCACGGCGTGATGCGTTCGCACCTGGGCGCGGTGGACGTCCGCAGTCGCCTGGGCGAGGGCAGCGAATTCACCTTGTATTTTCCCGCCGCCAGCAGCCAGGCCGCGGTGACCGCCGCTGAACCCGCGCGCATGCAGACCGTGATGGGCTTTGGCCAGCATGTGATGTACGTGGACGACGACCAGGCCTTGGCTTTCCTGGTAGATCGCGTGCTGAGCCGGCGCGGCTTCAAGATCAGCGTGTTCACCGATCCCCTGTCCGCCCTGGCCGCGCTGCGAGAGCAGCCGCAAGCCTATGACCTGCTGATCACCGACTACAACATGCCCGGCTACAGCGGCGTGAGTCTGCTGCAGGAGGCGCGTCGCATCCGGCCCAAGCTGCCCATGGCGCTGACCTCGGGTTATGTGACACCCGAGATCGAGGTACAGGCCATGGCCGCCGGCGCACGGGCGCTGATCCTTAAGCCCAACGATGTGTCCGAGCTGTGCGACACCGTGCAACGGCTGATCCAGGGTGTGCAAGGCTCGGGGGCCGATTCCGGTGGAAAGCGGCATTGA
- a CDS encoding 3'-5' exonuclease — protein sequence MPPQRMKDDPGDTPSAGTASALPVVMDLEASGFGRNGYPIEVGYAMGDGRLFCSLIRPEPDWTHWDPMAERLHRIPRRLLTQHGRSPLEVSQLLNNTLQGRTVYSDGWAHDYPWLALLFDAAGLRPHFKLENLRALLREDEADRWHAVKQQVARERGGQRHRASADARLLQLSLARVREGRR from the coding sequence ATGCCGCCGCAACGCATGAAGGATGATCCAGGAGACACGCCCTCCGCGGGGACGGCGTCGGCCCTGCCTGTCGTGATGGATCTGGAGGCTTCCGGTTTTGGCCGCAATGGCTATCCCATCGAAGTCGGGTATGCGATGGGAGACGGACGCCTGTTTTGTTCCCTCATCCGTCCCGAACCGGACTGGACGCATTGGGATCCGATGGCCGAGCGCCTGCATCGCATTCCGCGCCGCCTGCTGACGCAGCACGGGCGCAGTCCGCTGGAGGTCAGTCAACTGCTCAACAACACCTTGCAGGGGCGCACGGTGTATTCCGATGGCTGGGCGCATGACTATCCCTGGCTGGCCCTGCTGTTCGACGCGGCGGGGCTGCGGCCGCACTTCAAGCTGGAGAACCTGCGCGCGCTGCTGCGTGAAGACGAGGCCGACCGCTGGCATGCGGTCAAGCAGCAGGTGGCGCGCGAGCGCGGCGGGCAGCGGCATCGGGCCAGCGCGGACGCCCGCCTCTTGCAGCTCAGTCTGGCCCGGGTGCGGGAAGGCCGGCGCTAG
- the gshA gene encoding glutamate--cysteine ligase has product MSSVTTSQNSDAGHSLGWSPERLRGMRRGIEKESLRALPGGSLALTPHPALLGSALTHPRITTDYSESQVELITGVHADVDACLAELGEIHQYTYRTLRSACGDEMLWVSSMPCVLPTDETIPLGRYGSSNIGRAKSVYRMGLGHRYGRRMQTISGIHYNWSLPGTGNEDYFGLIRNFRRHAFLLLYLFGASPALHGDFVQGRPHELEPLRSGSDRDAGHGSSRPHGEGTLHMPYGTSLRMGKLGYQSEAQASLAVSYNSLESYAASLHDALTRPWPAYEALGVLNPGGDYIQLATSLLQIENEFYGTIRPKRTIFQGERPLHALRERGVEYVEVRLLDLDPFEPIGINARTLRFLDVFLLHCLSSASPPDTPQEIAEIGRNQHLTAARGREPGLQLWRNGRQATSLRDWALELLDACAPLAAQLDAAHACTEYSAALQAARDAVLDPASLPSARVLRAVEEDHDGSFLEFVRARSHATRADLLNRPWEAAQQARYETMAQTSVHEQAAIEAADTLPFEEFRKLYVSASRLGQPTPVSPVAA; this is encoded by the coding sequence GTGTCCTCTGTCACCACTTCCCAAAATTCCGACGCCGGCCACTCCCTTGGATGGAGCCCTGAGCGCCTGCGCGGCATGCGCCGCGGCATCGAGAAGGAGAGCCTGCGCGCCCTGCCGGGCGGCTCGCTCGCGCTCACGCCCCACCCGGCGTTGCTCGGCTCCGCGCTCACGCACCCGCGCATCACCACCGACTACTCGGAATCCCAAGTCGAGCTCATCACCGGCGTGCATGCCGACGTGGACGCCTGCCTGGCCGAGCTGGGTGAGATTCACCAATACACCTACCGTACCCTGCGCTCGGCCTGTGGCGACGAGATGCTCTGGGTCAGCAGCATGCCCTGCGTGCTGCCCACTGACGAAACGATTCCGCTCGGCCGTTATGGGTCATCCAACATCGGCCGTGCCAAGAGCGTCTACCGCATGGGCCTGGGCCATCGCTACGGGCGGCGCATGCAGACCATCAGTGGCATCCACTACAACTGGTCCCTGCCCGGCACCGGCAATGAGGACTATTTCGGCCTGATCCGCAACTTCCGCCGCCATGCTTTCCTGCTGCTCTACCTCTTCGGTGCCTCGCCCGCGCTGCACGGCGACTTCGTGCAGGGTCGACCGCACGAGCTGGAGCCCTTGCGTTCCGGCTCTGACCGAGATGCCGGTCATGGCAGCTCCCGACCGCACGGAGAAGGCACGCTGCACATGCCATATGGAACCTCGCTGCGCATGGGCAAGCTTGGTTATCAGAGCGAGGCCCAGGCCTCGCTGGCGGTCAGCTACAACAGCCTGGAAAGCTACGCGGCTTCGCTGCACGACGCGCTGACGCGCCCCTGGCCTGCCTACGAAGCCCTGGGCGTGCTCAACCCCGGCGGGGACTACATCCAGCTGGCCACCAGCCTGCTGCAGATCGAGAACGAGTTCTACGGCACCATCCGCCCCAAGCGCACCATCTTCCAAGGCGAACGCCCGCTGCACGCGCTGCGCGAACGCGGCGTGGAGTACGTGGAAGTGCGCCTGCTCGACCTCGACCCTTTCGAGCCCATCGGCATCAATGCACGCACCCTGCGCTTCCTGGACGTCTTCCTGCTGCACTGCCTGAGCAGCGCCAGCCCGCCGGACACACCCCAGGAAATCGCCGAAATCGGACGCAACCAGCACCTGACGGCGGCGCGCGGCCGTGAACCCGGCCTGCAACTCTGGCGCAACGGCCGGCAGGCCACATCCTTGCGCGATTGGGCGCTGGAATTGCTGGATGCCTGCGCCCCACTGGCCGCGCAACTCGACGCGGCCCACGCCTGCACGGAATACAGCGCCGCGCTCCAGGCGGCACGTGACGCGGTGCTTGACCCCGCCTCGCTGCCCTCGGCTCGCGTACTGCGTGCCGTCGAGGAAGACCATGACGGCTCTTTCCTGGAATTCGTGCGCGCCCGCTCGCATGCCACGCGCGCCGATCTGCTGAATCGCCCGTGGGAGGCCGCGCAGCAGGCCCGCTACGAAACCATGGCCCAGACTTCCGTGCATGAGCAGGCCGCCATCGAAGCCGCAGACACCCTGCCTTTCGAAGAATTTCGCAAGCTGTACGTCTCAGCATCGCGGCTGGGGCAGCCCACGCCCGTCAGCCCGGTTGCAGCCTGA
- a CDS encoding urate hydroxylase PuuD produces MDAYLLDWANLLLRWLHVIVAIAWIGSSFYFVFLDSSLTPPDDEKLRREGVTGELWAVHGGGFYHPVKYAVAPPVLPSHLHWFYWESYATWLSGFALFLVSYLWSPGIYLIDPRVLDWQAHGSQWAAVAAALAFLVVFWLLYDGICRVVARSHGIGGKGDAIVGVLVALLVACAAWLACQLFAGRAAFLLMGAMIATTMSANVAHWIIPGQRKVVAALKAGLPVDPIHGQRGKQRSVHNTYFTLPVLFAMLSNHYSFTYAHEWNWLFLIAIMAAGAAIRQFFVLRHGYKLGRNAHPWPYALAGVVVLLALIVWLRPAPPAVPVAQSAPVAAPTLAEVQAVLTQRCVMCHGEALQSKGLRFDRVEDVRQHAVLIHQQAVVTRQMPLNNATGMTDVERALLARWFQMGAAVR; encoded by the coding sequence ATGGACGCTTATCTGCTCGACTGGGCCAACCTGCTGCTGCGCTGGCTGCATGTCATCGTCGCGATCGCCTGGATCGGTTCCTCCTTCTATTTCGTCTTCCTGGACAGCAGCCTCACGCCGCCCGACGACGAAAAGCTGCGTCGCGAGGGCGTGACCGGCGAACTCTGGGCCGTGCACGGCGGTGGCTTCTACCACCCGGTCAAGTACGCGGTGGCACCGCCCGTGCTGCCGTCTCACCTGCACTGGTTCTACTGGGAGAGCTATGCCACTTGGCTCAGCGGCTTCGCGCTGTTCCTGGTGTCCTACCTCTGGAGTCCCGGCATCTACCTGATCGATCCTCGGGTGCTGGACTGGCAGGCACATGGCTCGCAGTGGGCGGCGGTTGCGGCGGCGCTGGCTTTTCTGGTGGTGTTCTGGCTGCTCTACGACGGCATCTGCCGCGTCGTGGCGCGTTCCCATGGCATTGGGGGCAAGGGCGATGCCATCGTGGGCGTCTTGGTCGCGTTGTTGGTGGCCTGCGCGGCCTGGCTGGCCTGCCAGCTCTTCGCGGGGCGTGCGGCGTTTTTACTCATGGGCGCGATGATCGCGACCACCATGAGCGCCAACGTGGCGCACTGGATCATTCCCGGCCAGCGCAAGGTGGTGGCCGCACTCAAGGCCGGCTTGCCGGTCGATCCGATCCACGGCCAGCGCGGCAAGCAGCGCAGCGTGCACAACACCTACTTCACGCTGCCGGTGCTGTTCGCGATGCTGAGCAACCACTACAGCTTCACCTACGCACACGAATGGAACTGGCTGTTCCTGATCGCCATCATGGCGGCGGGCGCGGCCATCCGCCAGTTCTTCGTGCTGCGCCATGGGTACAAGCTTGGGCGCAACGCGCACCCCTGGCCCTATGCGCTGGCGGGCGTGGTGGTCTTGCTGGCGCTCATCGTCTGGCTGCGGCCCGCGCCGCCGGCCGTCCCTGTCGCGCAGTCGGCACCAGTGGCTGCGCCGACCTTGGCCGAGGTGCAGGCCGTGCTGACCCAGCGTTGCGTGATGTGTCACGGCGAGGCCTTGCAATCCAAGGGCCTGCGTTTCGATCGCGTCGAAGACGTGCGCCAGCACGCGGTGCTGATCCATCAGCAGGCCGTGGTGACGCGGCAGATGCCGTTGAACAATGCCACCGGCATGACCGACGTGGAACGCGCCCTGCTCGCGCGCTGGTTCCAGATGGGGGCTGCGGTACGCTGA
- the uraH gene encoding hydroxyisourate hydrolase, which produces MGLSTHVLDTMHGTPAGGMAVALFHVKKDANAGEQAVLVKRFTLDANGRNPDGLLYGHDELLAGRYRLSFDVRAYFLARGVALPEPAFLDVVHIDFGVAEPRQHYHVPLLVSPWSYSTYRGS; this is translated from the coding sequence ATGGGCCTCAGTACCCATGTACTCGACACCATGCACGGCACCCCCGCAGGGGGCATGGCAGTGGCACTTTTTCATGTGAAGAAGGATGCGAACGCGGGCGAGCAGGCCGTGCTGGTGAAGCGTTTCACCCTGGACGCCAACGGCCGCAACCCGGATGGCCTGCTGTACGGCCACGACGAATTACTGGCCGGGCGTTACCGCCTGAGTTTTGACGTGCGGGCCTATTTTCTGGCCCGTGGCGTGGCACTGCCTGAGCCGGCCTTTCTGGACGTCGTGCACATCGATTTCGGCGTGGCCGAACCTCGTCAGCACTACCACGTGCCCTTGCTCGTCAGCCCCTGGAGCTACTCGACCTACCGGGGCAGCTGA
- a CDS encoding GntR family transcriptional regulator, producing METSSSTHHIVESLTRAIVEHRLHPGAKLAEQKLADHFGVSRTLIRQALFQLSQHRLIRLEPARGAFVASPSVEEAQQVFAVRRMLELEMVRTLIREITPAKLKVLRAHVAEEKKAVSANDVPSRNELLGDFHVRMAELTGNQVLADMLGELISRCALITLVYQTRSAAEHSNDEHLEIVKALAAKDEDLAVRLMDEHLSHVMDNLTFTRRPPSHDIAQALA from the coding sequence ATGGAAACCTCCAGCAGCACCCACCACATCGTCGAATCGCTGACCCGCGCCATCGTCGAGCACCGTCTGCACCCAGGCGCCAAACTGGCCGAACAGAAGCTGGCCGACCATTTCGGCGTGTCGCGTACGCTGATTCGCCAGGCCCTGTTCCAACTCTCCCAGCACCGCCTCATCCGCCTGGAACCAGCGCGTGGCGCCTTTGTCGCCAGCCCCTCGGTGGAAGAAGCGCAGCAGGTCTTCGCGGTGCGCCGCATGCTGGAGCTCGAAATGGTGCGCACCCTGATTCGCGAGATCACACCGGCCAAACTCAAGGTCCTGCGCGCCCATGTGGCGGAGGAGAAAAAAGCCGTCTCCGCCAACGACGTGCCCAGCCGCAACGAACTGCTGGGCGATTTCCACGTGCGCATGGCCGAACTCACGGGCAACCAGGTGCTGGCCGACATGCTGGGTGAGCTCATTTCGCGCTGCGCGCTCATCACCCTGGTCTACCAGACCCGCAGCGCGGCCGAGCACTCGAACGACGAGCACCTGGAAATCGTCAAGGCCCTGGCCGCCAAGGACGAAGACCTTGCCGTTCGACTGATGGACGAGCACCTGAGCCATGTGATGGACAACCTCACCTTCACCCGCCGCCCGCCCAGCCACGACATCGCCCAGGCCCTGGCCTGA
- the puuE gene encoding allantoinase PuuE: MIYDSTAAYPRDLAGYGRNPPHARWPGRARVAVQFVLNYEEGGENHVLHGDPASETFLSEMFNPAAFPARHMSMDGIYEYGSRQGVWRLLREFEQRRLPLTVFGVATALQRSPEVCAAFAELGHEIACHGLKWIHYQNLDESIERAHMAEAMAIMRQLLGAHQPSKAPIHALGWYTGRDSPNTHRLVADHGGFEYDSDYYGDDLPFWMKVRKTDGTDAHQLIVPYTLDVNDMRFSLPQGYSHADPFFQYMRDSFDTLYAEGDPQGLDRPKMMSIGMHCRLLGRPGRITALQRFLDYIQGKEKVWITRRIDIARHWRQNYPCPT, encoded by the coding sequence ATGATCTACGACAGCACCGCCGCCTACCCCCGCGACCTCGCCGGCTACGGCCGCAATCCGCCGCACGCGCGCTGGCCCGGCAGGGCGCGCGTCGCCGTGCAATTCGTGCTGAACTACGAGGAAGGCGGTGAGAACCATGTGCTGCATGGCGATCCGGCCTCTGAGACCTTCCTCTCCGAGATGTTCAACCCCGCCGCCTTCCCGGCCCGGCACATGAGCATGGACGGCATCTATGAGTACGGCTCGCGTCAAGGCGTGTGGCGCCTCCTGCGCGAGTTCGAGCAGCGCCGACTGCCACTCACCGTCTTCGGCGTAGCCACGGCCCTGCAGCGCTCACCCGAAGTCTGCGCAGCTTTCGCGGAGCTGGGCCATGAGATCGCCTGCCACGGCCTCAAGTGGATCCACTACCAAAACCTGGACGAAAGCATCGAACGCGCGCACATGGCCGAAGCCATGGCCATCATGCGCCAACTGCTCGGCGCCCATCAGCCGTCGAAAGCGCCCATCCATGCGCTGGGCTGGTACACGGGCCGCGACAGCCCCAACACGCACCGCCTCGTCGCCGATCACGGTGGCTTCGAGTACGACAGCGATTACTACGGCGACGACCTGCCCTTCTGGATGAAGGTGCGCAAGACCGACGGCACGGACGCCCACCAGCTCATCGTGCCCTACACGCTGGACGTCAACGACATGCGCTTTTCCCTGCCTCAGGGGTATTCGCACGCCGATCCCTTCTTCCAGTACATGAGGGACAGCTTCGACACGCTCTACGCCGAAGGCGATCCGCAAGGGCTGGACCGGCCCAAGATGATGAGCATCGGCATGCACTGCCGCCTGCTGGGCCGGCCTGGGCGCATCACGGCGCTGCAGCGCTTTCTGGATTACATCCAGGGCAAAGAGAAGGTGTGGATCACGCGGCGCATCGATATCGCGCGACACTGGCGCCAGAACTACCCCTGCCCCACCTGA
- the uraD gene encoding 2-oxo-4-hydroxy-4-carboxy-5-ureidoimidazoline decarboxylase, which yields MSLTLEQLNTPPLPQACALLDGLYEHSPWIVERALAQRPFATLAALQQACIRVLEAEGQATQGAAEVALIRSHPELASKAAIARTLTAESNHEQSTAGLTHCTPEEFATLQKLNADYKARFGWPFILAVRGPRGTGLTRQQIIATFERRLHGHPDAERSESIRQIHRIAELRLQDKFGTSSPFHPALGQRVWDWQETLAAHGEPDYLARGELTVTYLSEAHRACATQIAQTMREAGCDSVTIDAVGNVVGRYEGEGWETGNPVSGPDAKTLLTGSHYDTVHNGGKYDGRLGIYVPLACVQQLHAQKKRLPHALEIVAFAEEEGQRYKATFLASSALTGSFDPTWLEQQDAAGITMRAAMQAAGLPGTLDAISALRRDPVRYLGFVEVHIEQGPVLNQQQLPLGVVTSINGSVRLLGEVIGLASHAGTTPMSMRADAAAAVAELILHVEQAATHRHRGSVGTVGKLEVPSGSINVVPGRCRFSLDLRAPTDAQRDALLADAQEGLRAICERRGLRYTLEETMRASAAPSSPEWQARWEAAVAAQGLPVLRLPSGAGHDAMKLHDILPQAMLFVRGENNGISHNPLESSTAEDMDLAVRAFQHLLTQLA from the coding sequence ATGTCACTCACCCTCGAACAGCTCAACACCCCGCCGCTGCCACAAGCCTGCGCCCTGCTGGACGGCCTTTACGAGCACTCGCCCTGGATCGTCGAACGGGCGCTCGCTCAAAGACCGTTCGCCACGCTGGCAGCACTGCAGCAGGCCTGCATCCGCGTGCTCGAAGCCGAAGGCCAGGCCACGCAAGGCGCGGCGGAGGTGGCGCTGATCCGCTCCCACCCCGAACTCGCCAGCAAGGCAGCCATCGCCCGCACGTTGACCGCCGAGTCCAACCACGAACAGAGCACCGCGGGCCTGACCCACTGCACGCCCGAGGAATTTGCCACGCTGCAGAAGTTGAACGCCGACTACAAAGCCCGCTTCGGCTGGCCCTTCATCCTGGCTGTGCGCGGCCCGCGCGGCACGGGGCTGACGCGTCAGCAGATCATCGCCACCTTCGAGCGTCGCCTGCACGGCCACCCCGACGCCGAGCGGTCCGAGAGCATCCGGCAGATCCACCGCATCGCCGAGCTGCGCCTGCAAGACAAATTCGGCACCTCATCCCCATTCCACCCGGCGCTCGGCCAACGCGTCTGGGACTGGCAGGAAACCCTGGCCGCGCACGGCGAGCCAGACTACTTGGCGCGTGGCGAACTCACCGTCACCTACCTCAGCGAGGCGCACCGCGCCTGCGCCACCCAGATCGCCCAAACCATGCGCGAGGCGGGCTGCGACAGCGTGACCATCGACGCCGTGGGCAATGTGGTGGGGCGTTACGAAGGCGAAGGATGGGAAACCGGCAATCCAGTTTCCGGGCCGGATGCCAAGACGCTGCTCACCGGCAGCCACTACGACACCGTGCACAACGGCGGCAAGTACGACGGGCGCCTGGGCATCTACGTGCCCCTGGCCTGTGTGCAACAACTGCATGCCCAGAAAAAGCGCCTGCCCCATGCTTTGGAGATCGTGGCCTTCGCCGAGGAGGAAGGCCAACGCTACAAGGCCACCTTCCTGGCCTCCAGCGCGCTCACCGGCAGCTTCGACCCCACTTGGCTGGAGCAGCAAGACGCCGCGGGCATCACCATGCGCGCGGCCATGCAGGCCGCGGGCCTGCCCGGCACCCTGGACGCCATCAGCGCCTTGCGGCGTGACCCGGTGCGTTACCTGGGCTTCGTGGAAGTGCACATCGAACAAGGGCCGGTGCTGAATCAGCAACAACTCCCCCTGGGCGTGGTCACCTCCATCAACGGCAGTGTGCGTCTGCTGGGCGAGGTCATCGGCCTGGCCAGCCATGCCGGCACCACGCCCATGTCCATGCGAGCGGATGCGGCAGCGGCCGTGGCCGAACTCATCCTGCATGTGGAGCAGGCCGCGACGCATCGCCATCGAGGATCCGTGGGCACCGTGGGCAAGCTCGAGGTGCCCAGCGGCTCCATCAACGTCGTGCCCGGCCGCTGCCGTTTCAGCCTGGATCTGCGCGCGCCCACCGACGCCCAGCGTGACGCCCTGCTGGCCGATGCGCAAGAGGGCCTGCGGGCCATCTGCGAACGGCGCGGCCTGCGCTACACACTGGAAGAAACCATGCGCGCCAGCGCCGCGCCCAGCAGCCCCGAATGGCAGGCCCGCTGGGAAGCCGCCGTGGCCGCGCAGGGCCTGCCCGTGCTGCGCCTGCCCAGCGGCGCCGGCCACGACGCGATGAAGCTGCACGACATCCTGCCCCAGGCGATGCTGTTCGTGCGCGGCGAAAACAACGGCATCAGCCACAACCCGCTGGAATCCAGCACCGCCGAGGACATGGACCTCGCGGTGCGGGCCTTTCAACACCTCCTGACGCAGCTCGCATGA
- a CDS encoding M20/M25/M40 family metallo-hydrolase: MNTIYQALDRWVEQHFDEETAFLQQLVRVPTDTPPGNNAPHAERTAELLRAWGWEVEAFPVPQAEVRAAGLQSVTNLIVRRRYGSGGPETSHPIVALNAHGDVVPPGEGWTHDPYGGEIENGKLYGRAAAVSKSDFASFTHAVRALEAVTKPTRGTVELHFTYDEEFGGELGPGWLLENGHTKPDLMMAAGFSYQVVTAHNGCLQLEVTVQGEMSHAAIPDSGVDALQGATHILGALYQLNADYLKVKSKVEGISHPYLNIGLIEGGTNTNVVPGKVVFKLDRRMIPEEDPTQVEADLRATIAQAAQTYTPPRGGKGIRVDVKRMLLARAMQPLPGNQPLVAALQKHGQEIFGEPIPALGTPLYTDVRLYVERGIPGVIYGAGPRTVRESNAKRADEHIVLADLKRATQVIARTLHDLLS; the protein is encoded by the coding sequence ATGAACACCATCTACCAGGCCCTCGACCGCTGGGTCGAGCAGCACTTCGACGAAGAAACCGCATTCCTGCAACAGCTGGTGCGCGTGCCCACCGACACGCCACCTGGCAACAATGCCCCGCACGCCGAACGCACGGCCGAGCTGCTGCGCGCCTGGGGCTGGGAGGTCGAGGCCTTCCCCGTGCCGCAGGCCGAGGTGCGGGCCGCGGGCCTGCAGAGCGTCACCAACCTCATCGTGCGGCGGCGCTACGGTAGCGGTGGCCCCGAGACGTCCCATCCGATCGTCGCCCTCAACGCCCATGGGGACGTCGTGCCGCCCGGCGAGGGCTGGACGCATGACCCGTATGGTGGCGAGATCGAGAACGGTAAGCTCTACGGCCGCGCCGCTGCCGTCAGCAAGAGCGACTTCGCCAGCTTCACGCACGCGGTGCGCGCGCTCGAAGCCGTGACCAAGCCGACACGAGGCACAGTGGAACTGCACTTCACCTACGACGAAGAATTCGGCGGTGAACTCGGCCCCGGCTGGCTGCTGGAAAACGGTCACACAAAACCCGACCTGATGATGGCCGCCGGCTTCAGCTACCAGGTCGTCACCGCGCACAACGGCTGCCTGCAACTCGAAGTGACGGTGCAAGGCGAGATGTCCCACGCGGCCATACCCGACAGCGGCGTCGACGCCTTGCAGGGTGCCACGCATATCTTGGGCGCGCTCTACCAGCTCAACGCCGACTACCTCAAAGTCAAGTCTAAGGTTGAAGGCATCAGCCACCCCTACCTGAACATCGGCCTGATCGAAGGCGGCACGAACACCAACGTTGTGCCCGGCAAGGTCGTCTTCAAACTCGACCGCCGCATGATCCCCGAGGAAGACCCGACGCAGGTGGAAGCCGATCTGCGCGCCACCATCGCCCAGGCTGCCCAAACCTACACCCCACCGCGCGGCGGCAAGGGCATCCGCGTGGACGTCAAGCGCATGCTGCTGGCCCGCGCCATGCAGCCCCTGCCCGGCAACCAGCCCCTGGTCGCGGCCTTGCAAAAGCATGGGCAGGAAATTTTTGGTGAACCCATCCCCGCCCTGGGCACCCCGCTTTACACCGACGTGCGCCTCTATGTGGAGCGCGGCATCCCTGGTGTGATCTATGGCGCCGGCCCGCGCACCGTGCGCGAGAGCAACGCCAAGCGCGCGGACGAACACATCGTGCTCGCCGACCTGAAACGCGCCACCCAGGTCATCGCCCGCACCTTGCATGACCTGCTGAGCTGA